A genomic window from Providencia alcalifaciens includes:
- a CDS encoding autotransporter domain-containing protein, which produces MKLNKLSLAVAVGISLLTFQGYSANNKLEIEKKIDIGLGSGVDSEDLSISGDGKVIAGNKRSKNEFGGGVFRWSQDKGVIYLGTLRADNSGHASTNGVSKDGSTIIGYSSTDDGRGSAYIWTESGGMEGLGSLRTDGINGSYAQAVSDDGKVVTGQASVDDKRSVAFIWTRESGMVGLGTLKGDNTGTSDPNGLSADGSTVVGDASTHSGNTHAFRWRKETGMTDLGILTSDNSGISSANGVSANGSVVVGSSDTDSGDGHAFRWTEKTGMVGLGTLRADNSGHSGADYVSRDGSVVVGDSDSDYDSNSTMAFRWTEKEGMKGLGTLKSDNSGHSEAYDLSSDGSVIVGESYTDSNQYMQAFRWTEATGMVNLGTLQSDNLGNATAYSVSDDGLVVAGTSITDSGESHAVLWKIKGTPTKPVDPTKPIDPTKPTIVTVDATNSSRAMSRTASRGFEVLDLYQNSLETLSSSRCQLGQDDYCVGLFTQYDTVSSNHRVATGLNGTLRLPAENWTVGVAMNFANNTTLTSNYDTRGSNHPAVGGYIRYQENRNNEGLYADLSASYLSQGLVITRDTLQNTEGGEGNATIKGYQARLSAGYGISVAPQTQLLPEVALTYKDINRSGYSEAKKAEFAAQYGRMGNKRTDIDLGIRVDHHFNDVVTLDGKVGSAFKLNSDRDAFTGYIPYIGAYAYDKGSEKSVTPYVTAGVNVNVTKNSTLRADAGWQKTDYNHDGVQAGLSYSYHW; this is translated from the coding sequence ATGAAGTTAAATAAATTAAGTCTGGCAGTAGCTGTTGGAATTTCATTATTAACGTTTCAAGGATATTCTGCGAATAATAAGCTCGAAATTGAGAAAAAGATTGATATCGGTCTTGGTTCTGGTGTTGATTCTGAAGATCTTTCGATTTCAGGCGACGGAAAGGTTATTGCGGGAAATAAACGCTCTAAAAATGAATTCGGAGGAGGTGTTTTCCGTTGGTCACAAGATAAAGGCGTTATTTATTTAGGTACGCTACGAGCTGATAACAGCGGTCACGCGTCAACCAATGGTGTTTCAAAGGATGGTTCTACGATTATTGGTTATTCGAGTACAGATGATGGGCGAGGAAGTGCATATATCTGGACTGAAAGTGGCGGAATGGAAGGCTTAGGTAGTTTACGTACGGATGGTATTAACGGTTCGTATGCCCAAGCCGTTTCTGATGATGGGAAGGTAGTTACTGGGCAAGCGTCAGTGGACGATAAGCGCTCTGTCGCGTTTATCTGGACTCGAGAGTCAGGTATGGTCGGGCTGGGAACATTAAAAGGCGATAATACAGGAACTTCCGATCCTAATGGATTATCCGCTGATGGTTCAACTGTGGTGGGCGATGCAAGTACCCATTCAGGAAATACGCATGCTTTCAGATGGCGTAAAGAAACGGGCATGACTGACTTGGGGATACTAACGTCGGATAATTCAGGAATTTCATCAGCAAATGGCGTATCTGCTAATGGTTCAGTCGTCGTGGGTTCTTCTGATACAGACAGTGGGGATGGTCATGCTTTCCGTTGGACTGAAAAAACAGGAATGGTGGGTTTAGGCACGTTACGCGCCGATAACTCTGGGCATTCAGGTGCTGACTATGTATCCAGAGATGGCTCCGTTGTTGTTGGGGATTCTGATTCTGATTATGACAGCAATTCCACAATGGCATTCCGTTGGACGGAAAAAGAAGGTATGAAAGGTCTGGGAACATTAAAGTCAGACAATTCAGGTCATTCAGAAGCTTATGATCTCTCAAGTGATGGTTCAGTGATTGTTGGGGAGTCGTATACGGATTCTAATCAATATATGCAGGCTTTCCGCTGGACTGAAGCAACCGGTATGGTGAATTTGGGCACATTGCAATCCGATAACCTTGGTAATGCAACGGCGTATTCGGTATCGGATGATGGCTTGGTGGTAGCTGGAACTTCAATCACAGACAGTGGTGAAAGCCATGCTGTTTTGTGGAAAATTAAAGGTACACCAACAAAACCAGTCGACCCAACTAAGCCAATCGACCCGACCAAACCGACGATTGTGACGGTAGATGCGACCAATAGCAGCCGCGCAATGTCTCGTACCGCGAGTCGTGGATTTGAAGTGCTCGATCTCTACCAGAATAGCTTAGAGACACTCAGCTCAAGTCGCTGTCAATTAGGGCAGGACGACTACTGTGTCGGGCTATTTACTCAATATGACACCGTATCAAGCAACCATCGCGTGGCTACGGGACTGAATGGAACACTGCGTTTACCAGCAGAAAACTGGACTGTTGGTGTGGCGATGAACTTTGCCAATAACACAACACTCACTAGCAATTATGATACTCGTGGTAGCAATCATCCTGCGGTGGGCGGTTATATTCGCTATCAAGAAAACCGTAATAATGAAGGTCTCTATGCAGATTTGTCGGCATCATACCTGAGCCAAGGCTTAGTGATCACGCGTGATACCTTGCAAAATACGGAAGGTGGGGAAGGCAACGCGACTATCAAAGGCTATCAAGCACGCTTAAGTGCAGGTTACGGAATTTCCGTTGCACCTCAGACTCAATTGCTACCTGAAGTGGCATTGACCTATAAAGATATTAATCGCAGTGGGTATTCTGAAGCGAAAAAAGCGGAATTTGCTGCGCAATATGGGCGTATGGGCAACAAGCGTACAGATATCGACCTTGGTATTCGAGTGGATCACCATTTCAATGACGTAGTCACGTTAGATGGAAAAGTGGGTAGCGCATTTAAATTGAATAGCGACCGTGATGCGTTTACTGGGTATATACCGTACATCGGCGCTTATGCCTATGATAAAGGCTCAGAGAAAAGTGTTACGCCATATGTGACAGCAGGGGTTAATGTGAATGTAACGAAAAACTCCACATTACGCGCCGATGCAGGATGGCAAAAAACGGATTATAACCATGATGGTGTTCAAGCAGGGTTAAGCTATTCGTACCATTGGTGA
- a CDS encoding RidA family protein yields the protein MTIERIDPDTRWSEAVIHNNVVYYTSVPEKLDGDIIIQTADTLAAIDVMLGRVGSDKSKILDATIFLADKADFAGMNQAWDAWVVAGSAPVRCTVQAALMKPEYKVEIKIVAAID from the coding sequence ATGACTATTGAACGCATTGACCCAGATACCCGTTGGTCTGAAGCTGTTATCCACAATAACGTGGTCTATTACACTAGCGTCCCAGAAAAACTGGATGGCGACATTATTATTCAAACCGCAGATACCTTAGCCGCTATTGATGTTATGTTAGGCCGAGTAGGTTCTGATAAAAGTAAAATTTTAGATGCGACTATCTTCCTTGCCGATAAAGCGGATTTTGCTGGCATGAACCAAGCGTGGGATGCATGGGTTGTTGCGGGTAGCGCGCCTGTTCGTTGCACGGTGCAAGCGGCTCTGATGAAACCAGAATATAAAGTTGAGATCAAAATCGTTGCGGCGATTGATTGA
- a CDS encoding ATP-dependent DNA helicase, translating to MSNDFSADGFLAKTIPGFQPRAAQVTMSDAVTQSIEQQHVLVAEAGTGTGKTYAYLVPALRSGKKVIVSTGSKALQDQLYHRDLPTIIDAMNYRGKTALLKGRSNYLCLERLDQQSLGGGSLEPEILAAVVRLRSWSIESELGDTSTCHDIAEDSPVWPLVTSTNDNCLGSDCPRYQECFVLKARRKALDADVVVVNHHLFMADRVVKDTGFGELIPQADVMIFDEAHQIPDIASQYFGQQLSSRQLLDLARDMIMTYRTELKDQAQLQKSADRLTQSTLDFRLNLGENSFRGNLRELLKLSEVQRALTLLDDALELCYEVIKTSLGRSQSLDSIFERVTIYRNRLNRLKDVTIPGYSYWFESYGRHFLLALTPLTVADKFSEMIASTPASWVFTSATLSVNEKLSHFTDRLGLSFAKTLLLASPFDYESQTLLCVPRFLPEPNQRGSAQKLASMLRPLIEKNRGRCFFLCTSHLMMRELAEEFKASLTLPVLMQGESSKNKLLAQFIAAGNAVLVATSSFWEGVDVRGDELTCVIIDKLPFTAPDDPLLRARIEDCELRGGDPFADVQLPDAVITLKQGVGRLIRDTKDYGVIVICDNRLVTRPYGEVFLRSLPPSPRTRDLNKAIEFLATKRAEAIEKH from the coding sequence GTGTCTAACGACTTTTCAGCAGATGGCTTTCTAGCAAAAACAATTCCCGGTTTCCAACCTCGCGCTGCGCAGGTCACCATGTCTGACGCGGTCACTCAATCCATTGAACAGCAGCATGTGCTGGTGGCTGAAGCGGGGACAGGAACAGGAAAAACCTACGCGTACCTCGTCCCTGCATTACGTAGCGGCAAAAAAGTGATTGTCTCTACGGGGTCGAAAGCCCTGCAAGACCAACTCTATCACCGCGACCTACCTACGATTATCGATGCGATGAACTACAGGGGTAAAACGGCGCTTCTAAAAGGTCGCTCAAATTATCTGTGTCTTGAACGGTTAGATCAGCAATCCCTCGGCGGAGGTAGTCTTGAACCTGAGATCCTTGCTGCGGTTGTGAGATTACGCAGTTGGTCCATTGAATCAGAACTGGGGGATACCAGTACCTGCCATGATATTGCTGAAGATAGCCCCGTTTGGCCGTTAGTCACTAGCACCAACGATAACTGTTTAGGCAGTGATTGCCCCCGCTATCAAGAGTGCTTTGTACTCAAAGCACGTCGTAAAGCCCTTGATGCAGATGTAGTGGTCGTTAACCACCATCTTTTTATGGCAGACAGGGTAGTGAAAGATACCGGTTTTGGGGAATTAATCCCTCAAGCGGATGTGATGATCTTCGATGAAGCCCATCAAATCCCTGATATTGCAAGCCAATATTTTGGTCAGCAACTCAGTAGCCGGCAGCTGTTAGATTTAGCTCGCGATATGATAATGACGTATCGGACAGAGCTAAAAGACCAAGCCCAACTGCAAAAAAGTGCCGATAGGCTGACGCAAAGTACACTGGATTTTCGCCTTAACTTAGGGGAAAACAGCTTTAGAGGGAATTTACGGGAATTATTGAAGTTATCTGAGGTTCAACGGGCGCTAACGTTACTGGATGATGCACTGGAACTTTGTTATGAAGTTATCAAAACGTCATTAGGGCGTTCCCAAAGTTTGGATTCTATTTTCGAGCGCGTGACGATTTACCGCAACCGTCTTAACCGCTTAAAGGATGTCACCATTCCGGGTTATAGTTACTGGTTTGAGAGCTACGGACGTCACTTTTTATTAGCCTTAACGCCACTCACTGTGGCTGATAAATTCAGTGAAATGATTGCGAGTACACCAGCTAGTTGGGTATTCACGTCAGCAACCCTTTCTGTTAACGAAAAATTGAGCCACTTTACTGACCGTTTAGGGCTCAGCTTTGCGAAAACGTTATTGCTCGCGAGCCCGTTTGATTATGAAAGCCAAACCTTGCTGTGTGTACCCCGCTTTCTACCGGAACCTAATCAACGGGGTAGCGCTCAAAAGCTTGCCAGTATGTTGCGCCCGTTAATTGAAAAAAACCGAGGTCGCTGCTTCTTTTTATGTACCTCTCATTTAATGATGAGGGAGCTAGCCGAAGAGTTTAAAGCGTCGCTGACATTGCCTGTTCTTATGCAGGGGGAAAGCAGTAAAAATAAATTGTTGGCACAGTTTATTGCGGCAGGAAATGCCGTTTTGGTCGCTACAAGCAGTTTCTGGGAAGGGGTCGATGTCCGAGGCGATGAACTGACCTGCGTGATCATCGATAAACTCCCGTTTACTGCGCCGGATGACCCGCTATTACGGGCTAGGATTGAAGACTGCGAACTCCGAGGTGGAGACCCATTTGCCGACGTTCAATTACCCGATGCTGTCATCACATTAAAGCAAGGGGTTGGACGCTTGATCCGCGACACAAAAGATTACGGTGTAATTGTGATTTGTGACAATCGACTCGTGACACGCCCTTATGGAGAGGTGTTTCTGCGAAGCTTGCCCCCTTCACCACGTACGCGAGATCTGAATAAAGCGATTGAATTTTTGGCAACAAAGCGCGCGGAAGCGATTGAGAAACACTAA
- the tsaB gene encoding tRNA (adenosine(37)-N6)-threonylcarbamoyltransferase complex dimerization subunit type 1 TsaB, with translation MSSRILAVDTATEACSVALLCDGEIISRFAISPREHTQKVLPMVEEVLTQAGIKLNQLDALAFGRGPGSFTGVRIGVGIAQGLALGADLPMVGVSSLMTLAQGVYRTTNSSRVLVAIDARMSEIYCAQYQRDERGFWLGEDTEAVMLPADFKAKFTEVQFTEVQFTEVQFTEVQEQWSYAGTGWAAYPELLEGSSLNDSLITLPAAQDMLPIAEQLWLAGKVTAVENVEPTYLRNEVTWKKLPGRE, from the coding sequence ATGTCGAGTCGTATTCTAGCTGTTGATACAGCCACTGAAGCTTGTTCTGTCGCATTACTGTGCGACGGTGAAATTATTTCGCGTTTTGCCATCTCTCCTCGCGAACATACTCAAAAAGTATTACCGATGGTGGAAGAGGTACTGACGCAAGCGGGCATTAAACTAAATCAATTGGATGCATTAGCATTTGGACGTGGACCGGGTAGTTTTACTGGGGTTCGAATTGGTGTGGGTATTGCTCAAGGCTTAGCTCTGGGTGCCGATTTACCCATGGTCGGTGTTTCCTCGCTGATGACGCTGGCACAAGGGGTATATCGAACAACGAATAGTTCCCGCGTGTTGGTGGCGATTGATGCACGCATGTCAGAAATATATTGCGCTCAATATCAACGTGATGAACGCGGTTTTTGGTTAGGTGAAGACACTGAAGCTGTGATGCTCCCCGCTGATTTCAAAGCAAAATTTACCGAAGTACAATTTACCGAAGTACAATTTACCGAAGTACAATTTACCGAAGTGCAAGAGCAGTGGAGTTATGCTGGAACGGGTTGGGCTGCCTATCCTGAATTATTAGAAGGCTCATCCTTAAATGACAGTTTAATCACACTACCTGCCGCACAAGATATGCTACCCATTGCAGAGCAACTGTGGCTGGCAGGGAAAGTGACAGCGGTCGAAAATGTCGAACCGACTTATTTGCGTAATGAAGTGACTTGGAAAAAATTACCAGGTCGCGAATAA
- a CDS encoding Slp family lipoprotein, producing the protein MKIQFSYRSAMKTVLLAGILALAGCVSIPQSIKGSVPNPADNLKSVQNAPEMYIGQEARFGGKVLSVFNEPKKTRIEIAVMTLNKYDAAPELNSPSLGRIYAYINGFVEPSDFQNRYVTVVGNITGEQAGKIGEVPYQYVTMNVTGFQRWSIAQSVMMPPPAGPWGYGYYGSPYYYNHPWGWGYGYPVGPAQVQTYLTED; encoded by the coding sequence ATGAAAATTCAATTTAGCTACCGCTCAGCAATGAAAACGGTGTTACTTGCGGGCATATTAGCGTTGGCAGGTTGTGTATCTATCCCTCAGTCTATTAAAGGGTCGGTACCTAATCCTGCAGATAATCTTAAGTCGGTACAAAATGCGCCGGAGATGTATATTGGCCAAGAAGCGCGTTTTGGCGGTAAAGTGCTGTCTGTCTTTAATGAGCCGAAAAAAACGCGGATTGAGATAGCCGTCATGACGTTAAATAAATATGACGCTGCCCCTGAATTAAACTCTCCGTCTCTTGGTCGTATCTATGCTTATATCAACGGATTTGTTGAGCCAAGTGATTTTCAAAACCGCTATGTCACTGTTGTGGGTAACATAACTGGGGAACAAGCTGGGAAAATTGGAGAGGTACCTTATCAGTATGTGACAATGAATGTCACTGGCTTCCAACGTTGGAGTATTGCACAAAGCGTGATGATGCCACCGCCTGCAGGTCCATGGGGTTACGGTTATTATGGCTCCCCATATTACTATAATCACCCTTGGGGATGGGGCTATGGATACCCAGTGGGACCAGCTCAAGTGCAGACGTATTTAACGGAAGATTAA
- the fadD gene encoding long-chain-fatty-acid--CoA ligase FadD: MEKIWLKNYPADVPEEISPDDFASLAELLENAVSQYADQPAFINMGAVMTYRKLEERSRAFAAYLQNGLGLKKGDRVALMMPNLLQYPIALFGILRAGMVAVNVNPLYTPRELEHQLNDSGTTAIVIVSNFAHTLEKIVFNTKVKHVILTRLGDQLPRPKATIVDFVVKYVKRLVPKYNLPDAISFRRAMHQGYRMQYIKPNISGEDLAFLQYTGGTTGVAKGAMLTHRNMLANIAQARAAYGPVLHFGHEYVVTALPLYHVFALTVNCLLFISVGGVNLLITNPRDVPDTVKQLSRYPFTSITGVNTLFNAWLQNPEFQKLDFSRLRLSVGGGMPVHKAVAQKWQALTGRHLLEGYGLTECSPLVSGNPYNLTAYSGSIGIPVPSTDVKFLDDDGYEVPHGTPGEMWVKGPQVMKGYWNRPDATSETIVDGWLATGDIAEIDDEGYIRIVDRKKDMIIVSGFNVYPNEIEDVISMHPDVIECAAIGVPSENTGEAVKVFVVTKNSALTAADLKTFCRRSLTAYKVPKIFEFRDELPKSNVGKILRKELRAEEQQAREKSPS; encoded by the coding sequence TTGGAAAAAATCTGGCTAAAAAACTATCCTGCTGATGTACCTGAAGAAATAAGTCCTGATGACTTCGCGTCATTAGCAGAGTTACTTGAAAATGCCGTTTCTCAATATGCGGATCAGCCTGCGTTCATTAATATGGGCGCTGTGATGACCTACCGTAAACTTGAAGAGAGAAGCCGTGCATTTGCCGCATACCTACAAAATGGATTAGGTCTTAAAAAAGGTGACCGAGTTGCTTTAATGATGCCAAACTTGCTGCAGTATCCTATTGCGCTGTTTGGGATCTTACGTGCAGGTATGGTGGCGGTTAATGTTAACCCACTGTACACCCCTCGAGAGTTAGAGCATCAGTTAAATGATAGCGGGACGACAGCGATTGTCATCGTTTCTAACTTTGCGCATACGTTAGAGAAAATCGTTTTTAATACCAAAGTTAAACACGTTATTTTAACCCGCTTAGGGGATCAGCTACCGCGCCCGAAAGCCACAATTGTGGATTTTGTGGTGAAATATGTAAAACGGTTGGTTCCAAAATACAATTTACCGGATGCCATTTCGTTTCGTCGCGCCATGCATCAAGGTTATCGAATGCAATATATTAAGCCGAATATTAGTGGCGAAGATTTAGCATTCTTACAATATACCGGTGGCACGACTGGGGTAGCCAAAGGTGCGATGTTAACGCATCGGAATATGCTAGCTAATATTGCCCAAGCTAGAGCCGCTTATGGGCCTGTTTTACATTTTGGTCATGAATATGTGGTAACGGCACTGCCGCTTTATCACGTCTTTGCGCTTACCGTAAACTGCTTATTGTTTATTAGTGTGGGGGGAGTGAATCTGCTTATCACCAACCCGCGAGATGTGCCAGATACGGTAAAACAATTATCCCGCTATCCATTTACATCGATCACGGGTGTTAACACACTCTTTAATGCATGGTTGCAAAACCCTGAGTTTCAGAAGCTTGATTTTTCCCGTTTAAGGCTGTCTGTTGGAGGCGGAATGCCTGTCCATAAAGCGGTTGCTCAGAAGTGGCAAGCGCTAACTGGGCGGCATTTACTTGAAGGTTATGGCTTAACGGAATGTTCGCCATTAGTTTCTGGTAACCCATATAATTTAACAGCTTATAGTGGTAGTATCGGGATACCTGTTCCATCAACTGATGTGAAGTTTTTAGATGATGATGGGTATGAAGTTCCTCATGGTACTCCTGGGGAAATGTGGGTAAAAGGCCCGCAGGTGATGAAAGGGTATTGGAATCGCCCTGATGCGACCAGTGAAACTATCGTCGATGGTTGGTTAGCCACTGGCGATATCGCCGAAATAGATGACGAAGGCTATATTCGTATTGTTGATCGCAAAAAAGATATGATTATTGTCTCTGGTTTTAATGTCTACCCGAATGAAATCGAAGATGTCATCTCCATGCATCCTGATGTTATCGAATGTGCTGCAATTGGGGTGCCAAGCGAAAATACTGGGGAAGCCGTGAAGGTTTTTGTAGTCACCAAAAATTCAGCATTGACTGCTGCAGACCTAAAAACATTTTGCCGTCGTTCATTAACGGCGTATAAAGTACCGAAAATTTTTGAGTTTCGCGATGAGCTACCGAAATCTAATGTAGGAAAAATTCTGCGAAAAGAATTACGGGCCGAAGAGCAGCAAGCACGAGAAAAATCACCGTCATAG
- the rnd gene encoding ribonuclease D yields MNYRLVTTDSELAQICQEASDAPWLALDTEFVRTRTYYPQLGLLQLYDGKQVSLIDPLLMTDFSPFKALLTNPNQLKFLHAGSEDLEVFIHDFGCVPEPMIDTQVVAAFLGYPISCGFATLVAEHLGVELDKSESRTDWLARPLSSKQCDYAMADVLYLLPLAKILMEKVTEAGYLADAQDECQRVVARRQKTVKPEKAYLNITNAWQLRDEQLACLQLLAAWRLDQAKARDMAINFVIKEENLWKVARYLPSSLGELDALGLSGQEIRCHGRRLLSIVEEAKKLDASQYPAPVANITEQSQYKSIFKEIKGVVKEIAENEKFNPELLASRRQINQLLAVHWGLKEKSCQPELLAGWRGRLLEAPLTQLLSQA; encoded by the coding sequence TTGAATTACCGTTTAGTCACAACAGATAGCGAATTAGCCCAAATCTGCCAAGAGGCCAGTGATGCGCCGTGGTTAGCATTAGATACTGAGTTTGTTCGCACTAGAACCTATTACCCACAGCTGGGTTTATTGCAGTTGTATGATGGAAAGCAGGTTTCACTGATTGATCCGTTATTAATGACGGATTTTAGCCCATTTAAGGCGCTGTTAACCAATCCAAACCAATTGAAATTTTTACATGCAGGCAGTGAAGATTTAGAAGTGTTTATACATGATTTTGGTTGCGTGCCAGAGCCGATGATAGATACCCAGGTAGTTGCTGCATTTTTAGGTTATCCAATTTCTTGTGGTTTTGCTACGTTAGTGGCGGAACATCTGGGTGTCGAGTTAGATAAAAGCGAATCGCGAACAGACTGGCTTGCCCGTCCTTTAAGTTCGAAGCAGTGTGATTATGCGATGGCGGATGTGCTTTATTTACTGCCGCTGGCTAAAATTCTGATGGAAAAAGTGACGGAAGCAGGTTATTTAGCGGATGCCCAAGATGAGTGCCAGCGTGTGGTTGCTCGTCGTCAAAAAACAGTCAAACCGGAAAAAGCCTACTTAAATATCACCAATGCGTGGCAATTACGTGATGAACAGCTTGCTTGCTTACAGCTGCTGGCGGCATGGCGTTTGGATCAAGCAAAAGCGCGGGATATGGCGATCAATTTCGTGATTAAAGAAGAAAATCTGTGGAAAGTGGCGCGCTATTTACCGAGTTCTTTAGGTGAGTTGGATGCCCTTGGTTTATCTGGACAAGAAATTCGTTGCCATGGTCGTCGTTTATTAAGTATTGTCGAAGAAGCGAAGAAACTGGATGCCAGCCAGTATCCAGCACCGGTTGCGAATATTACTGAGCAGAGCCAATACAAAAGTATTTTTAAAGAGATCAAAGGGGTGGTGAAAGAGATCGCCGAGAATGAAAAATTCAACCCAGAGTTATTAGCCTCTCGTCGACAAATTAACCAGTTATTAGCGGTACATTGGGGGCTAAAAGAGAAATCCTGTCAGCCTGAACTGCTTGCTGGTTGGCGAGGCCGGTTACTGGAGGCCCCATTAACCCAATTACTTAGCCAAGCGTAA
- a CDS encoding Slam-dependent surface lipoprotein has protein sequence MNKSTKFTLIAMLVGVSTCASAVTESAQSQTYETERSDITIGETQVAHGPFGGEEGSPGVGYRYKSEGKRISFSGLTKMIMFPKEGNVYVINGTPHRDVDMGKFQFSKVADAEVYYGDWSQTGKEDDAKHTAFFSGLDATTAVPTEGKATYTIAGINQYDGEKQLSGVFEADFGDKDYTGSLQGEDLKIALEGKIQDAGSFSGSAIANDTVTGMNYGRFFGENAEHVAGVAVFNSDHQYDTAFGGSQNQE, from the coding sequence ATGAATAAAAGCACTAAATTTACATTAATTGCTATGTTGGTGGGGGTTTCTACTTGTGCGAGTGCGGTAACGGAATCTGCACAGAGTCAAACATATGAAACAGAAAGATCAGATATAACAATAGGGGAAACTCAAGTAGCCCACGGGCCGTTTGGTGGAGAGGAAGGCTCACCTGGTGTTGGCTATCGTTATAAATCCGAAGGGAAACGAATATCATTTTCTGGCTTAACTAAAATGATCATGTTCCCAAAAGAGGGGAATGTTTATGTTATTAACGGGACTCCACACCGTGATGTCGATATGGGTAAATTTCAATTTTCTAAGGTAGCAGATGCTGAAGTTTACTACGGTGATTGGTCACAAACTGGAAAGGAAGACGATGCTAAACATACGGCATTCTTTTCTGGTCTCGACGCTACAACGGCAGTCCCTACCGAAGGTAAAGCAACTTACACTATTGCTGGTATCAACCAATATGATGGCGAGAAACAACTCTCTGGTGTATTTGAGGCCGACTTCGGTGATAAGGATTACACCGGTTCATTACAGGGCGAAGATCTAAAAATTGCTCTTGAGGGGAAAATACAGGATGCAGGCTCATTCTCAGGTTCAGCAATTGCCAATGATACCGTAACGGGTATGAACTATGGCCGCTTCTTTGGTGAGAATGCAGAGCATGTGGCGGGGGTCGCGGTGTTTAACAGTGACCATCAATATGATACTGCATTTGGTGGTAGTCAGAACCAAGAGTAA